From the genome of Populus trichocarpa isolate Nisqually-1 chromosome 15, P.trichocarpa_v4.1, whole genome shotgun sequence, one region includes:
- the LOC127904385 gene encoding uncharacterized protein LOC127904385 — protein MTPPREDASDLKYVVGDKVLVIRRSLSVQTKEDDLEQQKENIFHTRCLINDKVCSMIIDSGRHWQFDRKAKHDGFKNKYSLEKDGRIYTLAPLTPKQVYEDPIQLKKSYEEEHSALAKVEEQAEQHGENVRKSENKEAYFNSDNLDSCVPNAVKVLLHELEDVFPEEILSGLPPIRRIEHQIDFVLGASIPNRPAYRSNPEESKELQQQVEELMSKGYIHESMSPD, from the exons atgaCACCACCACGTGAGGATGCTAGTGATTTAAAGTATGTTGTTGGTGATAAAGTTTTGGTGATTAGAAGGTCGCTCAGTGTTCAAACTAAGGAGGATGATTTGGAGCAACAAaaggagaacatcttccatactagaTGCCTAATCAATGATAAAGTATGTAGTATGATCATTGATAGTG GGAGGCATtggcaatttgatagaaaagccaaGCATGACGGGTTTAAGAACAAGTATTCATTGGAGAAAGATGGTAGAATTTATACACTTGCTCCACTAACACCAAAGCAAGTGTATGAAGATCCAATTCAGTTGAAGAAAAGCTATGAGGAGGAGCACTCAGCTTTGGCCAAAGTGGAAGAACAAGCCGAACAACATGGTGAGAATGTgaggaagagtgaaaataaa gaggcatACTTTAACTCTGATAATTTGGATTCTTGTGTTCCTAATGCTGTTAAAGTTCTTTTACATGAACTTGAAGATGTCTTTCCAGAAGAGATTCTTAGTGGCTTACCGCCAATTAGGAGAATTGAACATCAAATCGACTTTGTTCTAGGAGCATCTATACCAAATAGGCCAGCATATAGGAGCAATCCCGAAGAGTCTAAAGAACTCCAACAGCAAGTGGAGGAGTTGATGTCGAAAGGATACATTCATGAGAGCATGAGtcctgattag